A genome region from Micromonospora peucetia includes the following:
- a CDS encoding mersacidin/lichenicidin family type 2 lantibiotic, whose protein sequence is MSITDVVRAWKDEYYRGEASPDHPAGLVELSREELETVAGGMAPIDGHTEKCCHCMSPC, encoded by the coding sequence ATGTCGATCACCGATGTCGTCCGCGCCTGGAAGGACGAGTACTACCGGGGCGAGGCGTCGCCCGACCACCCCGCCGGGCTGGTCGAGCTGAGCCGCGAGGAACTGGAGACGGTCGCCGGCGGCATGGCGCCGATCGACGGGCACACCGAGAAGTGCTGCCACTGCATGTCGCCCTGCTGA
- a CDS encoding flavoprotein, with the protein MSVTLPFERVLVAACGSSGAMSLPQSLLAMRHALGLEVRVVMTEAASTFVTPTALAAITGHPVTVEEAHGQPGVPHLDLTEWAQLVLVLPATANTLAKAALGMADNLVTACVLASAAPVVFVPAMNVRMWEKPAVQRNVAQLRADGYGVVPPSRVIALSSGTATGIGVPGIETVLEWTVGHLTSTGSGAGVDGAASDG; encoded by the coding sequence ATGAGCGTCACGTTGCCGTTCGAGCGGGTCCTCGTCGCCGCCTGCGGATCAAGCGGCGCCATGTCGCTGCCGCAGTCGCTGCTGGCGATGAGGCACGCGCTCGGTCTCGAGGTGCGGGTGGTGATGACCGAGGCCGCCTCGACGTTCGTGACCCCCACGGCCCTCGCGGCGATCACCGGCCACCCGGTGACCGTCGAGGAGGCCCATGGGCAGCCCGGGGTTCCCCACCTGGACCTGACCGAGTGGGCACAGCTGGTGCTCGTGCTGCCCGCCACCGCCAACACCCTGGCCAAGGCGGCGCTGGGCATGGCCGACAACCTGGTCACGGCGTGCGTGCTGGCCTCGGCGGCGCCCGTGGTGTTCGTACCCGCGATGAACGTGCGGATGTGGGAGAAGCCCGCCGTCCAGCGCAATGTCGCGCAGTTGCGCGCGGACGGGTACGGCGTCGTGCCCCCCTCGCGGGTGATCGCGCTCAGCTCCGGCACGGCCACCGGCATCGGCGTGCCCGGCATCGAGACGGTGCTGGAGTGGACGGTGGGCCACCTGACGTCGACCGGGTCCGGTGCGGGCGTGGACGGGGCGGCCTCCGATGGCTGA
- a CDS encoding DUF3105 domain-containing protein, whose protein sequence is MADPLGREARATRWVAGLMALLGVGLLGWVAVPVARQRLAPPAPIASFGVAGTAAGCDPELTDPVSGKGVHVGRGARVAYLTVPPSSGPHYELPAPMRRFYLSGDRPPVEVLVHNLEHGYTVVWYSDDLPAPQVEALRGLAARLGADERTAKFVAAPWDEAYGRFPPGRRVGISRWGATAGYRLLCESVSGAVIERFLAAHPPTDSPEPEGA, encoded by the coding sequence ATGGCTGACCCCCTCGGGCGCGAGGCGCGGGCGACACGGTGGGTGGCGGGGCTGATGGCGCTGCTGGGCGTCGGCCTGCTCGGCTGGGTGGCGGTGCCGGTCGCACGGCAGCGGCTGGCGCCGCCCGCGCCGATCGCGTCGTTCGGGGTGGCCGGGACGGCGGCCGGCTGCGATCCGGAGCTGACCGACCCGGTGTCGGGCAAGGGGGTACACGTCGGGCGTGGGGCGCGCGTCGCCTACCTGACGGTGCCGCCGTCGTCCGGGCCGCACTACGAGCTGCCCGCGCCGATGCGCCGGTTCTATCTCAGCGGTGACCGGCCCCCGGTGGAGGTGCTGGTGCACAACCTGGAGCACGGCTACACGGTGGTCTGGTACTCGGACGACCTGCCGGCGCCCCAGGTGGAGGCCCTGCGCGGCCTGGCCGCGAGGCTCGGCGCCGACGAGCGGACCGCCAAGTTCGTCGCCGCGCCGTGGGACGAGGCCTACGGCCGGTTCCCGCCGGGGCGCCGCGTCGGCATCAGCCGCTGGGGCGCCACCGCCGGCTACCGCCTGCTGTGCGAATCGGTCAGCGGCGCCGTCATCGAACGTTTCCTCGCCGCCCACCCGCCGACCGACTCGCCCGAACCGGAGGGGGCGTGA
- a CDS encoding peptidase domain-containing ABC transporter, with product MPVVLQMTDADCGAACLAMVLRHAGVRASLAGCREHLGVGRDGVSALALLDAAEEMGLRASAYRAAPEDLVSLPMPLIAHWEGSHFVVVEHLTRHGFSMVDPALGRRTVPFAEAAEFLTGTVLVFTGRTTTAGPARLAAGPRTPWLRRGYRMARAFLPALGTVLSVSVVLQLLGLALPLAMSTALDAILPARETGLLPYLGLAVLALALTQFGLAHLRSMLLVNLQSRVDRELMTRLFAHLMSLPFRFFQQRSSGDLMQRLASSVLLREIVTTQVLTAVIDGALVVGYFAVLFVADTGFATVALGIGLVQVCAVAAVNRRLLHLNHRQLTVQAEAESVLIEALSGIATIKSMGAEKHVYDHWLGRYSAALAVDRARSRLSSTVDNVAATVRLVGPLALLWLGMYRIFADGMSLGDAMGLQMLALAAIAPLGSLVASAQVLQSVASTVQRLRDVFSARPEIEDTSQLLSPTLRGRVEVRGLSFRYDGTGPYVLRDVSFTVEPGRTVAVVGASGSGKSTLAMLLTGLYRPTGGRIHFDGVPLERIGPDALRRQFGVVFQESYLFRDSIRRNIALARPDLPLADVRRVARLAAIDADIEAMPMRYDTRVAERGQALSGGQRQRLSIARALAGEPAILLLDEATSHLDVATERRVSRAVAGLRCTQIIIAHRLSTVRHADEILVLDGGTVAERGGHDELLALGGRYADLVHAQLDTQADPQTDAQADGPPEHEPAVAGGSHR from the coding sequence GTGCCCGTCGTCCTGCAGATGACCGACGCCGACTGCGGTGCCGCCTGCCTCGCGATGGTCCTGCGCCATGCCGGCGTCCGCGCCTCGCTCGCCGGGTGCCGCGAGCACCTCGGCGTGGGCCGCGACGGGGTCAGTGCGCTGGCCCTGCTGGACGCGGCAGAGGAGATGGGACTGCGCGCGAGCGCCTACCGGGCGGCCCCGGAGGATCTCGTGTCGCTGCCGATGCCGCTGATCGCACACTGGGAGGGCTCGCACTTCGTCGTGGTGGAGCACCTCACCCGGCACGGGTTCTCGATGGTGGACCCCGCCCTGGGCCGCAGGACCGTCCCGTTCGCCGAGGCGGCCGAGTTCCTCACCGGCACCGTGCTGGTCTTCACCGGTCGTACGACGACAGCCGGCCCGGCCAGGCTCGCCGCGGGCCCCCGTACGCCGTGGCTGCGCCGCGGCTACCGGATGGCGCGCGCGTTCCTGCCGGCGCTGGGGACGGTCCTGTCCGTCTCCGTGGTCCTGCAACTGCTCGGGCTCGCCCTGCCGCTGGCCATGTCGACCGCCCTCGACGCGATCCTGCCCGCACGGGAGACCGGGCTGCTGCCCTATCTCGGCCTGGCCGTGCTGGCGCTGGCCCTGACCCAGTTCGGCCTGGCGCACCTGCGTTCGATGCTGCTGGTGAACCTCCAGTCCCGGGTGGACCGGGAGCTGATGACCCGGCTGTTCGCCCACCTGATGAGCCTGCCGTTCCGCTTCTTCCAGCAGCGCTCCAGCGGGGACCTGATGCAGCGGCTGGCGAGCAGCGTGCTGCTGCGGGAGATCGTGACGACGCAGGTGCTGACCGCCGTGATCGACGGCGCGCTGGTGGTCGGGTACTTCGCGGTGCTGTTCGTCGCCGACACCGGGTTCGCCACGGTGGCGTTGGGGATCGGTCTGGTCCAGGTGTGTGCGGTCGCGGCGGTCAACCGCCGTCTGCTGCACCTCAACCACCGCCAGCTCACCGTGCAGGCGGAGGCGGAGAGCGTGCTCATCGAGGCGCTGTCGGGTATCGCCACCATCAAGTCGATGGGCGCCGAGAAACACGTGTACGACCACTGGCTGGGCCGTTACTCGGCGGCGCTCGCGGTGGATCGCGCGCGCAGCCGGCTGTCGTCGACCGTCGACAACGTGGCGGCGACCGTACGGCTCGTGGGGCCGCTGGCCCTGCTGTGGCTGGGCATGTACCGGATCTTCGCCGACGGCATGAGCCTGGGTGACGCGATGGGCCTGCAGATGCTGGCGCTGGCCGCGATCGCCCCGCTGGGTTCGCTGGTCGCCAGCGCACAGGTGCTCCAGTCGGTCGCCTCGACCGTGCAGCGGCTGCGTGACGTGTTCTCCGCCCGGCCCGAGATCGAGGACACGTCGCAACTGCTGTCACCGACGCTGCGCGGAAGGGTCGAGGTACGTGGGCTCAGTTTCCGGTACGACGGCACCGGCCCGTACGTGCTGCGGGACGTCTCGTTCACCGTCGAGCCGGGCCGGACGGTGGCGGTCGTCGGCGCCTCGGGCAGTGGCAAGAGCACCCTGGCGATGCTGCTGACCGGGCTCTACCGGCCCACCGGCGGCCGGATCCACTTCGACGGGGTGCCGCTGGAACGCATCGGCCCGGACGCCCTGCGCCGCCAGTTCGGCGTGGTGTTCCAGGAGAGCTACCTGTTCCGGGACTCGATCCGGCGCAACATCGCCCTCGCCCGGCCGGACCTGCCCCTGGCGGACGTGCGGCGGGTCGCCCGGCTGGCCGCCATCGACGCCGACATCGAGGCGATGCCGATGCGCTACGACACCCGGGTCGCCGAGCGCGGCCAGGCACTCTCGGGCGGGCAGCGACAACGGCTGTCCATCGCCCGGGCGCTCGCCGGTGAGCCGGCGATCCTGCTGCTGGACGAGGCGACGAGCCACCTGGACGTGGCCACGGAACGACGGGTGAGCCGGGCCGTCGCGGGGCTGCGCTGCACCCAGATCATCATCGCGCACCGGCTGAGCACGGTGCGGCACGCCGACGAGATCCTCGTGCTCGACGGCGGCACGGTCGCCGAGCGCGGCGGCCACGACGAGTTGCTGGCGCTCGGCGGCAGGTACGCCGACCTGGTCCACGCACAGCTCGACACCCAGGCCGACCCACAGACAGACGCACAGGCCGACGGGCCGCCGGAGCATGAGCCGGCCGTCGCCGGAGGGAGTCACCGATGA
- a CDS encoding AAA family ATPase, which yields MSTSWPLVGRRRELDRLTDSLTGGVTRCTLVTGEAGIGKSRLATEVLGEAERRGFLALRVTATPGWQSVPFGVLAQLVAQPVGPSVAEAFRDIATRLRAIAGHRPVLVVVDDVNWLDDASSALLERLVAGEAVRVLASARSEAVASPAVTALRRQGPVERVQLAAMSQEETAELVQAMLGGPTDGLTLATIWQAVRGNPLFLREMLRGGQQTGALARRRGVWTWRGTPLEHPHLNDLIAETLSLLGPDEIEALQYVAHGEPAPLPVIERLVPAQVAERLEERGLIELTTGEQRGLVRVTHPLYAEAARASTGALRTRRILRELADALEATSTARHEDHLRVVSWRCEADLAVDEADLLAASESALLRRGARLAERLARRVASPRGARQLGRALVAQGRGEEADEHLRRAYETLDDPRDRAETAALRAVNLFWGLRRPGAAGAVLADAAAALPAAVHDGLLTAVAAMAVFDGRTAEGRDAVTRLGQHPPRDPLLGMAGTPLLPYLLVFSGEPARAAAMFDGAEVTFPQAWPTMRAATQALHVQALVMSGNLTQATESAEAYYLDAVDRGSSDGVALLALMVGNCRYHRGRLRDALRWLREARALVDGRTLFPIRGYVLSVGAWFAAQAGEARDVREVRDELGGRFPTHSGPADFWGLAEAWTHVSEGRLAVAAGQLVALAARARENGVLTIAAQALHLLSRVSPSASAASELRQVADACDSPLFRLHADLAAALARPDPDALERLAATFDEGGYTTLVLETTVAAGTARRGRGEHRAANAHAARAEKLRRRCDAYWPAWCGQVESAPSPLTGREREICELAATGLDNTAIAHRLRLSVRTVENHLQRSYHKLGVRSRLELAGSFTG from the coding sequence TTGTCCACATCATGGCCACTCGTCGGGCGGCGGCGGGAGCTGGACCGGCTGACCGACAGCCTGACCGGCGGCGTGACCCGGTGCACGCTCGTCACCGGGGAGGCCGGGATCGGCAAGAGCCGCCTGGCCACGGAGGTCCTGGGCGAGGCGGAACGGCGGGGCTTCCTGGCGCTGCGCGTGACGGCGACGCCGGGCTGGCAGAGTGTGCCCTTCGGGGTGCTCGCCCAGCTCGTCGCCCAGCCGGTGGGCCCTTCGGTCGCCGAGGCCTTCCGTGACATCGCCACCAGGCTGCGCGCCATCGCCGGGCACCGGCCGGTCCTCGTCGTCGTCGACGACGTGAACTGGCTCGACGACGCCTCGTCGGCGCTGCTCGAGCGGCTGGTGGCCGGCGAGGCGGTACGGGTTCTCGCCAGCGCCCGCAGCGAGGCGGTCGCCAGCCCGGCCGTCACCGCCCTGCGTCGCCAGGGCCCCGTCGAGCGCGTGCAACTGGCGGCGATGAGCCAGGAGGAGACAGCCGAACTCGTCCAGGCGATGCTCGGCGGGCCCACCGACGGCCTGACCCTCGCCACCATCTGGCAGGCCGTACGCGGCAACCCCCTGTTCCTGCGGGAGATGCTGCGCGGCGGGCAACAGACCGGCGCCCTCGCCCGGCGACGCGGCGTGTGGACCTGGCGTGGAACCCCGCTGGAGCATCCGCACCTGAACGATCTCATCGCCGAGACGCTCAGCCTGCTCGGCCCCGACGAGATCGAAGCGTTGCAGTACGTCGCGCACGGCGAGCCCGCGCCGCTGCCCGTCATCGAGCGACTCGTCCCGGCACAGGTCGCCGAGCGGCTGGAGGAGCGGGGACTCATCGAACTGACCACCGGCGAGCAGCGCGGCCTGGTCCGGGTGACGCATCCGCTCTACGCCGAGGCGGCCCGCGCGAGCACCGGTGCGCTGCGCACCCGCCGCATCCTGCGCGAACTGGCGGACGCCCTGGAAGCCACCTCCACGGCGCGGCACGAGGACCACCTGCGCGTGGTGTCGTGGCGGTGCGAGGCCGACCTCGCGGTCGACGAGGCGGACCTGCTGGCCGCCTCCGAGTCGGCGCTGCTGCGGCGCGGGGCCCGCCTCGCCGAACGGCTCGCCCGTCGGGTCGCCTCGCCCCGGGGCGCCCGCCAGCTCGGCCGTGCCCTGGTCGCGCAGGGTCGCGGCGAGGAGGCCGACGAGCACCTGCGCAGGGCGTACGAGACGCTGGACGACCCGCGCGACCGAGCCGAGACGGCGGCGCTGCGGGCGGTGAACCTGTTCTGGGGGCTGCGCCGCCCCGGGGCCGCCGGTGCTGTGCTCGCCGACGCGGCGGCGGCACTGCCCGCCGCCGTGCACGACGGGCTGCTGACCGCGGTCGCCGCGATGGCCGTCTTCGACGGCCGGACAGCCGAGGGGCGCGACGCCGTCACCCGCCTCGGCCAGCATCCGCCGCGCGACCCGCTGCTGGGCATGGCCGGCACCCCGCTCCTGCCCTACCTGCTGGTCTTCTCCGGCGAGCCGGCCCGCGCCGCGGCGATGTTCGACGGAGCCGAGGTCACCTTCCCGCAGGCCTGGCCCACCATGCGCGCCGCCACCCAGGCCCTGCACGTGCAGGCGCTGGTGATGTCCGGAAACCTGACCCAGGCGACGGAGTCGGCGGAGGCCTACTACCTGGACGCGGTCGACCGGGGCTCGTCCGACGGCGTCGCCCTGCTCGCCCTGATGGTCGGCAACTGCCGCTACCACCGGGGGCGGCTGCGGGACGCGCTGCGCTGGCTGCGCGAGGCCCGCGCCCTCGTCGACGGGCGGACGCTGTTTCCCATCCGCGGCTACGTCCTGTCGGTGGGCGCGTGGTTCGCCGCGCAGGCCGGTGAGGCGCGCGACGTCAGGGAGGTACGCGACGAGCTGGGTGGGCGGTTTCCCACGCACAGCGGGCCCGCCGACTTCTGGGGCCTCGCCGAGGCCTGGACCCACGTCTCCGAGGGGCGGCTCGCCGTCGCGGCCGGGCAGCTCGTCGCGCTGGCCGCGCGGGCCCGCGAGAACGGCGTGCTCACCATCGCCGCGCAGGCCCTGCACCTGCTCTCCCGGGTGTCGCCGTCCGCGTCGGCCGCCTCGGAGCTGCGACAGGTCGCCGACGCCTGCGACAGCCCGCTCTTCCGTCTGCACGCCGACCTGGCCGCCGCGCTCGCCCGGCCGGACCCCGACGCGCTGGAGCGGCTGGCCGCAACGTTCGACGAAGGGGGATACACCACCCTGGTGCTGGAGACGACCGTCGCCGCCGGGACGGCCCGGCGCGGGCGCGGCGAGCACCGCGCCGCCAATGCGCACGCCGCGCGCGCCGAGAAGCTGCGGCGGCGCTGCGACGCGTACTGGCCGGCGTGGTGCGGGCAGGTCGAGTCCGCGCCGAGCCCGCTGACCGGCCGGGAACGCGAGATCTGCGAACTGGCCGCCACCGGGCTGGACAACACCGCGATCGCCCACCGGCTGCGTCTGTCGGTACGAACCGTGGAGAACCACCTACAGCGCTCTTACCACAAGCTCGGCGTACGCAGCCGGCTCGAACTCGCCGGCTCGTTCACCGGATGA
- a CDS encoding DHA2 family efflux MFS transporter permease subunit has product MTQQSTAASDRLDGSVLKIAGVVVIGAIMSILDVTVVSVALPTFQREFDASYAEVAWTMTAYTLSLATVIPLSGWAADRFGTKRLYMIALALFTIGSGLCANADTIGQLIGYRVLQGLGGGMLMPLGMTIMTRAAGPHRIGRLMAVLGIPMLLGPIGGPILGGWLIDVASWHWIFLINLPIGAVALVYAALALPKDNPEPSESFDFIGMLMLSPGLALFLYGISSLPETGTFADTKVWAPMLVGGALLVAFVLYSFRPRHPLLDLRLFANRNLTIATVTMFVFIIAFMGAGLLFPSYFLQVRGESTLTAGLLMAPQGLGAMVTMPVAGMLADKMPVGRTVPFALGLIALGFFTFTQVDPETSYVLLCGSLFVMGLGMGGTMMPIMTSALKTLTAHEVARGSTLVNIIQQIGGSVGAAIMSVILTNELNGSRPIPGATDPSGEPITEAGLAIAVQQQPELAQQFPVEPSLISRGLDYAASSFATTFWVAFALVLVTFIPAAFLPRRREPSHLLDDQQAGQAKAPVIIH; this is encoded by the coding sequence GTGACACAGCAATCCACTGCGGCCTCGGACAGGCTCGACGGCTCGGTCCTCAAGATCGCCGGGGTCGTCGTCATCGGCGCGATCATGTCGATCCTCGACGTGACGGTCGTCAGCGTCGCCCTGCCGACCTTCCAGCGCGAGTTCGACGCGTCCTACGCCGAGGTCGCCTGGACGATGACCGCCTACACCCTGTCGCTGGCCACGGTCATCCCGCTCAGCGGCTGGGCCGCCGACCGGTTCGGCACCAAGCGGCTCTACATGATCGCGCTGGCCCTGTTCACGATCGGGTCGGGGCTGTGCGCCAACGCCGACACGATCGGGCAGTTGATCGGCTACCGCGTGCTCCAGGGTCTCGGCGGCGGCATGCTCATGCCGTTGGGCATGACGATCATGACCCGGGCGGCCGGGCCGCACCGGATCGGCCGGCTGATGGCCGTCCTCGGCATCCCGATGCTGCTCGGGCCCATCGGGGGCCCGATCCTCGGTGGCTGGTTGATCGACGTCGCGAGCTGGCACTGGATCTTCCTGATCAACCTGCCGATCGGCGCCGTGGCGCTCGTCTACGCCGCCCTGGCACTGCCGAAGGACAACCCCGAGCCGTCCGAGTCGTTCGACTTCATCGGCATGCTGATGCTCTCGCCGGGGCTCGCCCTCTTCCTCTACGGCATCTCCTCGCTGCCCGAGACCGGGACGTTCGCCGACACCAAGGTGTGGGCGCCCATGCTGGTCGGCGGCGCGCTCCTCGTCGCCTTCGTCCTCTACTCCTTCCGGCCCCGGCACCCCCTGCTGGACCTGCGGCTCTTCGCCAACCGCAACCTCACCATCGCGACCGTGACCATGTTCGTGTTCATCATCGCGTTCATGGGCGCCGGCCTGCTGTTCCCGAGCTACTTCCTGCAGGTCCGCGGCGAGTCGACGCTGACCGCCGGCCTGCTGATGGCGCCGCAGGGTCTCGGCGCGATGGTGACCATGCCGGTGGCCGGGATGCTGGCCGACAAGATGCCCGTCGGCCGTACCGTGCCGTTCGCGCTGGGACTCATCGCCCTCGGGTTCTTCACCTTCACCCAGGTCGACCCGGAGACGTCGTACGTGCTGCTCTGCGGGTCGCTGTTCGTCATGGGCCTGGGCATGGGCGGCACCATGATGCCGATCATGACCTCGGCGCTGAAGACCCTGACGGCCCACGAGGTGGCCCGCGGCTCCACGCTGGTCAACATCATCCAGCAGATCGGCGGGTCGGTCGGTGCCGCGATCATGTCGGTGATCCTCACCAACGAGCTGAACGGATCCCGGCCGATCCCCGGGGCGACCGATCCGAGCGGTGAGCCGATCACCGAGGCCGGCCTCGCCATCGCCGTCCAGCAGCAGCCGGAGTTGGCCCAGCAGTTCCCGGTCGAGCCGTCGCTCATCTCCCGTGGCCTCGACTACGCCGCCAGTTCGTTCGCCACCACGTTCTGGGTCGCGTTCGCGCTGGTGCTGGTCACGTTCATCCCGGCGGCGTTCCTGCCCCGGCGGCGCGAGCCGTCACACCTGCTCGACGACCAGCAGGCGGGGCAGGCCAAGGCTCCCGTCATCATCCACTGA
- a CDS encoding type 2 lanthipeptide synthetase LanM family protein, producing MTVGFLPALSLTERVPVDGAGSYPVSDRARWRLSRWRGSQAFATAGAWQRRLAADACDEDALLRLLDEPAARIAERLAHPPDWSRRLQRLYSGPAADDWRPERLPGRPLDDALIIAAPILADARRRVREAAAELAGPATPVDPRTADTLGIADLLDELVRLLSRASVLELNVARVRGELTGQTPAQRFAAFFAGMAQPSAASEFLAEYPVLARQLLAVVDAWASSTIEFLRRLHADWAAIAPALDMDPRVRLTGLTPAGDAHRGGRRVCLASFDDGSRVVYKPRDLGVDARFQLLLGWLNRRDPDLGLRTIAVLTRDGYGWAEFVAATEPTAVSRYARRYGSLLALLHTLGASDCHPRNVVGAGDTPVLVDLETLFTPALTRGSRDAAAGEAVAASVLAVGLLPAAEQPAGEAAACNCAEWLGAGTDEMQLHVPGVHIGHGTPAAPEGVRPADLRAHEADVVAGFRHAYDLLHRHAGVLADRVRAFAGDEIRVVLRPTRTYARLQEALLHTDHLRDALDRDRLLDWLWVGVEELPVLATTIAAERADLAAGDTPLFTSRVGSRGLWTGDAQQLPGALARSALDETLRRIAGLGEADQERQVWLIRAAFASLAELPDAPHAEVRWRPGPVPVEPSAFRPLLAHAAEVGERVAAMAHGGTWFTFGPTVGARWAPVPMGAGLYDGLSGLALFYGYLGETTGHEDFTDLAAGIARRLGDRLRADGLPTTAVGAFNGWGGLCYAYGHLATLWDDDPGIRSGLDLALSRLEALADDADDADVVNGLAGAVLAVLACGADPQRTVDLARRLGDRLLATGPALRLGGLSHGAAGVAAALFELWSVTGEDRYAEAGRSALEFDRSLFDPASGNWADLRRPGLLSNAWCHGAPGIGLSRVRIRQALTRRPLPLLDGLDAEIAVALGTTFTHGFGRNHSLCHGDLGNLDLPLLAGSDPAAVGAVVDGVLRDVAAHGWRCANPAGLDSPELMTGLAGIGYQLMRLAEPERVPSLLTLAGTP from the coding sequence ATGACTGTTGGGTTCCTACCCGCCCTCTCGCTCACCGAGCGCGTCCCGGTCGACGGGGCCGGCTCGTACCCCGTCTCCGACCGCGCGCGCTGGCGGCTCTCCCGGTGGCGCGGCTCGCAGGCCTTCGCCACCGCCGGAGCCTGGCAACGCCGCCTGGCCGCCGACGCGTGCGACGAGGACGCCCTGCTGCGCCTGCTCGACGAGCCCGCCGCGCGGATCGCGGAGCGGCTCGCACACCCCCCGGACTGGTCACGACGGTTGCAGCGCCTGTACTCCGGGCCGGCCGCGGACGACTGGCGCCCCGAGCGGCTGCCGGGACGGCCGCTCGACGACGCCCTGATCATCGCCGCCCCGATCCTCGCCGACGCCCGCCGCCGGGTCCGCGAGGCGGCGGCGGAACTGGCCGGCCCCGCCACCCCCGTCGATCCGCGGACCGCTGACACGCTCGGCATCGCCGACCTGCTCGACGAGCTGGTCCGGCTGCTCAGCCGCGCGAGCGTGCTGGAGCTGAACGTCGCCCGCGTGCGCGGCGAGCTGACCGGGCAGACGCCGGCGCAGCGGTTCGCCGCCTTCTTCGCCGGGATGGCGCAACCCTCGGCCGCCTCGGAATTCCTCGCCGAGTACCCCGTGCTGGCCCGCCAACTCCTGGCCGTCGTCGACGCCTGGGCATCGTCCACCATCGAGTTCCTGCGGCGGCTGCACGCCGACTGGGCCGCGATCGCGCCGGCTCTCGACATGGATCCGCGCGTGCGGCTCACCGGGCTCACACCCGCCGGTGACGCCCACCGGGGTGGTCGCCGGGTGTGCCTCGCCAGCTTCGACGACGGTTCACGGGTGGTCTACAAGCCCCGCGACCTCGGCGTGGACGCCCGTTTCCAACTGCTGTTGGGCTGGCTCAACCGGCGGGACCCCGACCTGGGCCTGCGCACCATCGCGGTGCTGACGCGCGACGGCTACGGCTGGGCCGAGTTCGTCGCCGCCACCGAACCGACGGCCGTCTCCCGCTACGCCCGCCGCTACGGGAGCCTGCTCGCCCTGCTGCACACGCTGGGCGCCAGCGACTGCCACCCCCGCAACGTGGTGGGTGCCGGCGACACGCCGGTGCTCGTCGACCTGGAGACCCTGTTCACCCCGGCGCTGACGCGCGGTTCCCGTGACGCCGCCGCCGGCGAGGCCGTCGCCGCCTCCGTGCTCGCCGTCGGCCTGTTGCCCGCCGCCGAGCAACCGGCGGGCGAGGCCGCGGCGTGCAACTGCGCCGAATGGCTCGGCGCCGGCACCGACGAGATGCAGCTGCACGTCCCGGGCGTACACATCGGGCACGGGACACCGGCCGCTCCCGAGGGCGTCCGACCCGCCGACCTGCGCGCGCACGAGGCCGACGTCGTCGCCGGCTTCCGCCACGCGTACGACCTGCTGCACCGCCACGCCGGGGTGCTGGCCGACCGGGTACGCGCCTTCGCCGGTGACGAGATCCGAGTGGTCCTGCGCCCGACGCGCACCTACGCCCGGCTCCAGGAGGCGCTGCTGCACACCGACCACCTGCGCGACGCGCTCGACCGGGACCGGCTGCTGGACTGGCTCTGGGTCGGCGTGGAGGAGCTGCCGGTCCTCGCCACCACGATCGCCGCCGAGCGCGCCGACCTGGCCGCCGGGGACACGCCGCTGTTCACGTCCAGGGTCGGCTCCCGCGGGCTGTGGACCGGCGACGCCCAGCAGTTGCCCGGCGCGCTGGCCCGCTCGGCGTTGGACGAGACACTGCGCCGCATCGCCGGCCTGGGCGAGGCAGACCAGGAACGCCAGGTCTGGCTCATCCGTGCCGCGTTCGCGTCGCTGGCCGAGCTGCCCGACGCCCCGCACGCCGAGGTGCGCTGGCGTCCCGGGCCGGTGCCGGTCGAGCCGTCCGCGTTCCGGCCGTTGCTGGCGCATGCCGCCGAGGTCGGCGAGCGGGTCGCGGCGATGGCCCACGGCGGGACCTGGTTCACGTTCGGCCCCACCGTGGGGGCCCGCTGGGCGCCGGTCCCGATGGGCGCCGGCCTCTACGACGGCCTGTCGGGCCTGGCCCTCTTCTACGGTTACCTGGGAGAGACGACCGGGCACGAGGACTTCACCGACCTGGCCGCCGGGATCGCGCGAAGGCTCGGCGACCGGCTGCGCGCCGACGGGCTCCCCACGACCGCCGTCGGCGCGTTCAACGGCTGGGGCGGCCTGTGCTACGCGTACGGTCACCTGGCCACCCTGTGGGACGACGACCCGGGCATCCGCTCCGGCCTGGACCTGGCGCTCAGCCGGTTGGAGGCCCTCGCCGACGACGCCGACGACGCCGACGTGGTCAACGGGCTGGCCGGCGCGGTGCTCGCCGTGCTGGCGTGCGGCGCGGACCCGCAGCGCACGGTCGACCTGGCACGCCGCCTCGGTGACCGCCTCCTCGCGACGGGCCCGGCGCTCCGGCTGGGCGGCCTGTCCCACGGCGCCGCCGGGGTGGCGGCGGCGCTGTTCGAGTTGTGGAGCGTCACCGGTGAGGACCGCTACGCCGAGGCGGGACGGTCCGCGCTGGAGTTCGACCGCTCGCTGTTCGACCCGGCCTCGGGCAACTGGGCGGATCTGCGCCGGCCAGGCCTGCTCAGCAACGCCTGGTGCCACGGCGCGCCCGGGATCGGGCTGTCGCGGGTGCGGATCCGGCAGGCGCTGACCCGCCGCCCGCTGCCGCTGCTCGACGGCCTCGACGCCGAGATCGCGGTGGCGCTGGGTACGACGTTCACGCACGGCTTCGGGCGCAACCACTCCCTGTGCCACGGCGATCTCGGCAACCTCGACCTGCCGCTGCTCGCCGGGTCCGACCCGGCGGCGGTCGGCGCGGTCGTCGACGGCGTGCTGCGCGACGTGGCCGCCCACGGGTGGCGCTGCGCCAATCCGGCCGGGCTCGACTCGCCGGAGCTGATGACCGGGCTGGCCGGGATCGGGTACCAGTTGATGCGGCTGGCGGAGCCGGAACGCGTGCCGTCGCTGCTGACCCTGGCGGGCACCCCGTGA